DNA from Streptococcus parasuis:
ACAATAATAACACGATTTCATTTATTTACCTCAAACCTGTTGTGAGTTAAGTGAATGAATCATCATTCACCATGCTGTTTGCTGAGCTAGACTCCGGGCAGTGTGGCTATTTTTTTGTCTTCTTTCGATATTGAAAAGAAAAGAATAGAATGAATTGTTTTTTATTGAAGTCAACCAATCGTTGCCAAGTTAGAGAGGCTATCATGAATATAGAAGAATTAGATTATATTGAAGAAACTGCAAAAAATCATGTGGTTTTGTTTGAACCACAGATTCCACAAAATACAGGGAATATTGCTCGGACTTGTGCTGCGACAAACAGTCCTTTACATATCATAAAACCGATGGGTTTTCCAATTGATGATCGTAAAATGAAGCGAGCAGGGTTGGATTATTGGGATAAATTAGATGTTCGTTTTTATGAAAATCTGGAAGAATTTATGCAGTATGCTAGTCAACAGGGAGTCGTGCACCTGGTGTCAAAATTTGCAAATAAAACATACTCAGATGAACAGTATGATGATGGAAAAATCCATTATTTTCTTTTTGGTAGAGAAGACAAAGGGTTACCTGAGGAGTTTATGCGAAAACATCCAGATAAAGCAATTCGCATACCGATGAATGATGAGCATGTGCGGAGTCTGAATGTGTCCAATACGGTTTGTATGATAGTATATGAGGCATTGCGCCAACAAGAATTTGCTGGTCTTGAGTTGGTGCATACCTATGAACAGGATAAATTGAAATCATATTAGTAGCTAAATCATCTTAAGGTCTTGCATTTGCAAGGCTTTTTTGGTATGATGGTAGTGTCTTCAGGGCAGGGTGTGATTCCCGACCGGCAGTGAAAAATCGGCTGTTTTTACTAGGTTTTTAAAGTAAATCTACGATGGATTAAGAGGCTATCGAGACGAGCGAGTAAAGGCTTAGAAAAAAACAATCTATTGGAAGTCTGCGAGCGAAAGCTGATGTGGTGCAATTCCACAACCGACAGTATAGTCTGGATGGGAGAAGACGAAGTGCACGGTTTTTTAGCCTGCTCTTTTGGACTTCTTCAATTTTCAATAATTGGAGGAACCTTTATGACAAACACACGCAAAATGACGATTATCGCCATTCTTTCAGCAGTATCTTTTCTGCTCATGTACTTGAAATTTCCCCTTATTCCAACGGCGAATTTCTTAGAGGTGGATTTTTCACTAGTACCAATCTTGTTTGGTCTGTTAATTTTAGATACCAAGGCTAGTTTTGCTATCCTTTTGGTTCGAACCTTTCTCAAGCTGATTTTAAATAATCAGGGACCGTCCACAATCATCGGCTTGCCGATGAATATTGCAGCTATGTCAGTGTTTATTTTGGCGGTGGCCTATTTCTGGAAAAATGATCAAACGATAAAAAATTATATTAAAACCGCAGTCATTGCAACCATAGGTTCAACGTTAATGATGTTGCTATTGAATTATGTTTATGCAGTGCCAGTCTATGCTGCATTTGCAAACTTTGATATTAAAGAAATTTTAGGCTTGTGGAATTACCTATTGATGATGGTATTGCCATTTAATCTGTTACAAGGGGTTGTCCTATCAGCGGTATTTTACATTTGCCAAAAAGCTGCACAGCCGATTTTAAAGAAAGTTTAACCTTTTTAAGGTAAACTATTGGTATGAAGAACAAACAAAAACATTTACAAAATGCATCCTTTTTTGCCTTAGCCTTTGTTATCTTAGGTTATACGGCAAAATTTTTTCCAACTACCTTAGCGGGGTTTGATTCAACCATTCAAACAGCCATTCGTGGCAATCTACCGAGTGGAGCAACCCAGTTTTGGACATCAATTACCGTTTTAGGAAATACAGTTATTATATTAGCCATTTCCTTGCTTGTGGCGGCATTCTTTTATTTCTATAAGAAATGGAAGATTGAAGCGTATTTTTTACTTGCTAGCTTTGCGGCGATGGGGGTAGCATCAACAGCCCTGAAATATGTCTACCAACGTCCACGCCCTAGCATCCAATGGTTAATTGATACAATAGGCTATTCATTTCCAAGTTGGCACACAGCGTCAACCATGATGATTGCAGGAGCAGTTGTCATCGTGATGCAGCAACGTATGAGAAAGGGGTTGGCCCGAACTGCTATGCAAGTCCTTCTCATTATCATTGCTATCTTGGTTGCCATATCTCGTATCTATATTGGCGTACACTACCCAACTGATATTATCGGTGGTTGGTTACTGGCTATCACACTTTTACAAGCCATGTACCCATTTTATGATCAGAAACGGTTTGAATGGCGATTCCAAAGCAAGCAGAAATAAATAATACCCCAGATCAAGACTCTGGGGTATTATTTTTTTAAAATAGCAAATATAAAATAACTTTAAAAATAGGGAATAGTAAGAAACGATAGAAAATATGAATAATAAAAAAATCCAAGGAGGTGGTCTATAATAGTTTCGCTTGACTTTCCTTGGTATGTATTAGAAAATAGAGTCATATGGACAAATTTTATTTTCTACGGTCTAAAAACAAACAAAATGAATCTTATGCAATCGTTTTAATAAGTAAGCTGTTAGCATTGTAAAATGAGGTTAACATGTGCCGAAAATGCTTGATTTATAAGGGTTTTTGGATCGATATTTATGAAAACTATAACAAAAAACAAACAGGTTTGCGTAAAATTCTGAAAATTCCATGAAAGTTCACATCGTATATAATAATATAACCATATATCCATAGAATGATTAGTAAAAACTATAATAAGACAGGCAAATTTGATCAAAAAATCAACATTTGCTTTTTTTTTTAGGAATTCACAATCATATTGTTGGACATACAAAAAATTTTGAGGTATACTTATGGTAAGTTATTGTGCGGATGGTATAGTTTGTGTCTATAACTTGTAACTATTTACATTTTTTAAAGGAGAAAAGACTATGGATAAGAAAAATCTTTCCAAGACGGACCAGAAAAAATGGTATGCACCACAGCAAAGATTTTCGATTCGTAAGTACCATTTTGGTGCGGCCAGTGTATTACTCGGTGTTGCACTTGCTTTGACGGGGGGCGCCGAAGCATCAGCAACTACGACTGATACGAGTGCATCCACAACACCAAGTTCAGCGGTTGAAACGACAAGTTCAACTACGGACTCAACAATGCCTACAAGTGACGCAACAACAGCTACGTCTACAAGCGAGACAACTTCATCGTCTGCGACTGAAGAAGTTTCAACTACTACAACTGCTACTGAGCGTGTAGCAACAATTGAATATACTGTTGAGTATCAAGATGAATTTGGGGAAGTTGTAGCCTCTACTGTTAAGTCAATTGAAACAAAAACAACTGATAGAACTGCTATTGCAATTGTTACTGAAACAGCAACAGTTCCTGCAGATTATGAACTTGTTGCGAACGAATTGACAACCTCCACTACAGGAGTTGTAGAAGGTGCTAATACAAAAGTTGTCTTCAAAGTTGTGAAAAAAGTAGTAGCAGACACTACAAGCACAACTACAACTACTAGCGTAACTGATACTGCAAGTACATCTACATCATCTAGCACAGCAGTTGCACCAACAACTGCAACTGCAACTGCTTCTGCTCCAAAGGTAGCAGTACCAACAACTGTTGAAGAAGCAAAAGTTGTTCTTGAACAAATTGTTTCAGAAGCAGAAGTATTGGCTAATGAAGGTAACCGCATTGTGGCTACTGATACAACAACTGATACAGGTGCTTTGAAGGCTGCAGCAGTTGCAACAAAATTGGCCGTTACAGATGCAACGTCTGTATTACAAGATACAGTTGCTACTTTAGATGCACTGAATACACAAATCAATGCAGTTCGTACAAACGTAGAAGCTCTAGTCTTAGAATTGCGTAGATTTTTAGGTACAGATGTTATTGAAATCTCTTTGAATAATACTCTTTCAACTTTGCAAGTCGGTGAAGGTCTAGGTGTTCTTGTTGAAGCTTCAACTACTGCGACACCTTCTATGGATGATGCGAATGGAGCAGGAATTAAAACACATACTCTTAGAACAGGTGTGGCTGCAACTTCTCAAGCAGGTTGGTACACATTTGAAAGCTATGATTTCTATTCATATAATGCAAACCAGCCAACTGTATATATTAACGGTACCGCAATTCCTGCCTATATCCGATACTCATTAGATTCAAATGCTAATACATCAACAATCTTAGCTGAAGTGGTAAGTACTACCAACGGTAACGTATTGGAAACTCATACAATTGAGCAAGGAGCGAGTGTAACACTAACGTATCCTCAAACAGTAAATCCTGAAAATGAAACTGTTACTATTACTTATGATACTACCTTGGAAAATGATGGTAGTACACAAGGTATGTTAGTACTTACAGCCGCTAAAGATGGCAGAGTAGTGGACTATAGTACTATAATTGTTCCTGATTATCAGATCAATACAACTAGATATGTTGTGGAAGATGGGACAGTATTAGCGACTTATAGCCTTCAAACCATTGCGGGTCAACCAGTAACCCCTTCAGGACAGCGTGAATTTGCTGGTTACACCTATAAAACGACAACTAAAGAGGTTGTTCAAGGAGGCTTACCAGCAGGAACTGTTTATATGCCTGGTAAGGTTGATCAAAGTACAGTTCATTATAAAGCAATTCGTAAAGTTATTTCGAATACTCAGACCGTAACAGAGTATTATTTCTTGGATCCTACCTACACAGGTCCAGTTGATTGGAACGGAATTGATACTACAGGATTTATCAAACTCATCGAGACCAGTCCGTTAGTTTATACAGATGGTAAAACGTATGACTATAACAAGAGCTCGACAATTTATGCTCCTTATACATACGATGAAGAATCTGGCTATATGGTCTTTAAAGAAAGTTATTTTAATGAACAAGGCTCTAAGTACCGAGTTGTAGCACAATGGTCTGGAGGCACAACAGAAGGTACATATGGTAAAATTTTTATTGGTACTCAAGTATATACAACTGCTCAAGAATTGGGTGACAATGAGTTTAAATGGAGAGGTGTTACTGATAAATTTGATAATAAGGGATATGTTCCATTCGGTATTCAACAAAATTTGAGAAATGCCACAATTGCCACAGCGTTCGCAACAACGCATATTTATACACCAGTTCCACAGGAAGCTATCATCCGTTACCAAGTTGAAGGTGCGACAGACTTCTTGGAAGATTCAGGTACCTTGACAGGTAACCCAGGTACAGACATCACTTACTCCACTGAAAATACCATTAACAAGTATAAGAAATTGGGTTATGAGCTTGTATCTGACAATTTCACTACTGACGCTGGTCAAGACTATGACTACGATACAGCTGTGAAGCAAGAATTCCTTGTTGTCATCAAGCCTCGTGTCGTTGACGTTCCTAAAGGTGTTGTACCTGGGGAACCAGTGGATCCAACAGATCCTAACTCACCAGTCTGGCCAGATACAGTAAACAATCTGGAAACAACCCAAGAAGTAACGCGTACTGTTGAGTACAAGTATGAAGATGGAACACCAGTCCGTGTAGATGCCGCAGGCAATGTCTTGCCAAAAGGTTCTACTGAAGGGACTCCATTTGTTAAGACTGAAACAGTAAGCTTCACTCGCCCAGCTCAAGTCAACCTTGTAACTGGTGAAGTGACTTATGGAGATTGGGTGGCAGATACGACAGATACTCTTCAGGGTAATGTCCTTCCAGAAGTTCCAGGCTACAGTGCAAGTCGTACGACTCTTGAAGGTGCTGAGGCACCAATGACAGAAACAGTAAAAGATAAGACTGTTACTGCAACTGATGCAGACATTAATGAAGTGGTTTACTTCAAAGAAAATCCTAAGTATGGTGACGTAGTTGTAAATTATGTTAATACAGACGGAAAAGTGATTGCAACTCCAGTGGTGGATACTAATGATGCTCTTGTAGGAACAGATTACTCCACTGCTGATCGTGTACCAGAGAAGATTGTTGAAGATGAAACAGGTGATGTCTACTACTACAAAGAAGTCAAAGCTGAAGATGCAGCTAAAGAAACTGGTAAAGTAGTAGAGGGCACAACAGAAGTTACTTATGTGTATGAAAAAGCTGGTAACGTTGTTGTTAACTACATTACAGAAGATGGTAAAGTCATCAAGACACCTGTTAATGACGAAACAAACGCAAAACCAGATAGTCCATACGACACAACTGATAACAAGCCAACAGAAATCGTTACAGAAGATGGTTCACGTTATGTCTTGATTCCGTCTAAGACAATTGGTACAGAAAACGGTACAGTTGAAGGTGGTAAGCCAACAGAAATCACTTATGTATATAAGAAAGTTGCGAACTGGGTTCCACAAATTCCAGGTGTTCCAGAAGGACAAGAACCAAAAGTTCCATATCCATTTGATCCAAACAACCCAGACGTACCAGTAACACCAAATCCAGGTACAGTGATTCCAAACGTTCCAGGCTACACACCAGTAGATCCTAAGGACAACACACCACTGAAACCAGTTGATCCAAATGATCCAGGTAAAGGTTATGTGCCACCAACACCAGATGAAACTGGAAAAGATACACCAATTCCTTACGTTCAAAATGGTAATGTTGTGGTTAACTACGTAACAGAAGATGGTACAGTTATTAAATCACCAGTTCAAGATGAAACAAACGTTCCTGCTGGTAAGTCTTATGACACAACAGATAACAAACCAACAGAAATTGTTACAGAAGACGGTTCACGTTATGTATTGGTTCCATCTAAGACAATTGGTACAGAAAATGGTACAGTTGAAGGTGGTAAGACAACAGAAATCACTTATGTGTATAATAAGGTTGCGAACTGGATTCCAGAAATTCCAGGTGTTCCAGAAAACGAACGCCCAGTAGTTCCATATCCGTTTGATCCAAACAACCCAGACGTACCAGTAACACCAAATCCAGGTACAGTGATTCCAAACGTTCCAGGCTACACACCAGTAGATCCTAAGGACAATACACCATTGAAACCAGTAGATCCAAACGATCCAGGTAAAGGTTATGTGCCACCAACACCAGATGAAACTGGAAAAGATACACCAATTCCTTACGTTCAAAATGGTAATGTTGTGGTTAACTACGTAACAGAAGATGGTACAGTTATCAAAGCACCAGTTCAAGATGAAACAAACGTTCCTGCTGGTAAGTCTTATGACACAACAGATAACAAACCAACAGAAATTGTTACAGAAGACGGTTCACGTTATGTATTGGTTCCATCTAAGACAATTGGTACAGAAAATGGTACAGTTGAAGGTGGTAAGACAACAGAAATCACTTATGTGTATAAGAAGGTTGCGAACTGGATTCCAGAAATTCCAGGTGTTCCAGAAAACGAACGCCCAGTAGTTCCATATCCGTTTGATCCAAACAACCCAG
Protein-coding regions in this window:
- a CDS encoding tRNA (cytidine(34)-2'-O)-methyltransferase, whose product is MNIEELDYIEETAKNHVVLFEPQIPQNTGNIARTCAATNSPLHIIKPMGFPIDDRKMKRAGLDYWDKLDVRFYENLEEFMQYASQQGVVHLVSKFANKTYSDEQYDDGKIHYFLFGREDKGLPEEFMRKHPDKAIRIPMNDEHVRSLNVSNTVCMIVYEALRQQEFAGLELVHTYEQDKLKSY
- a CDS encoding phosphatase PAP2 family protein; amino-acid sequence: MKNKQKHLQNASFFALAFVILGYTAKFFPTTLAGFDSTIQTAIRGNLPSGATQFWTSITVLGNTVIILAISLLVAAFFYFYKKWKIEAYFLLASFAAMGVASTALKYVYQRPRPSIQWLIDTIGYSFPSWHTASTMMIAGAVVIVMQQRMRKGLARTAMQVLLIIIAILVAISRIYIGVHYPTDIIGGWLLAITLLQAMYPFYDQKRFEWRFQSKQK
- a CDS encoding ECF transporter S component, whose protein sequence is MTNTRKMTIIAILSAVSFLLMYLKFPLIPTANFLEVDFSLVPILFGLLILDTKASFAILLVRTFLKLILNNQGPSTIIGLPMNIAAMSVFILAVAYFWKNDQTIKNYIKTAVIATIGSTLMMLLLNYVYAVPVYAAFANFDIKEILGLWNYLLMMVLPFNLLQGVVLSAVFYICQKAAQPILKKV
- a CDS encoding MucBP domain-containing protein, producing the protein MDKKNLSKTDQKKWYAPQQRFSIRKYHFGAASVLLGVALALTGGAEASATTTDTSASTTPSSAVETTSSTTDSTMPTSDATTATSTSETTSSSATEEVSTTTTATERVATIEYTVEYQDEFGEVVASTVKSIETKTTDRTAIAIVTETATVPADYELVANELTTSTTGVVEGANTKVVFKVVKKVVADTTSTTTTTSVTDTASTSTSSSTAVAPTTATATASAPKVAVPTTVEEAKVVLEQIVSEAEVLANEGNRIVATDTTTDTGALKAAAVATKLAVTDATSVLQDTVATLDALNTQINAVRTNVEALVLELRRFLGTDVIEISLNNTLSTLQVGEGLGVLVEASTTATPSMDDANGAGIKTHTLRTGVAATSQAGWYTFESYDFYSYNANQPTVYINGTAIPAYIRYSLDSNANTSTILAEVVSTTNGNVLETHTIEQGASVTLTYPQTVNPENETVTITYDTTLENDGSTQGMLVLTAAKDGRVVDYSTIIVPDYQINTTRYVVEDGTVLATYSLQTIAGQPVTPSGQREFAGYTYKTTTKEVVQGGLPAGTVYMPGKVDQSTVHYKAIRKVISNTQTVTEYYFLDPTYTGPVDWNGIDTTGFIKLIETSPLVYTDGKTYDYNKSSTIYAPYTYDEESGYMVFKESYFNEQGSKYRVVAQWSGGTTEGTYGKIFIGTQVYTTAQELGDNEFKWRGVTDKFDNKGYVPFGIQQNLRNATIATAFATTHIYTPVPQEAIIRYQVEGATDFLEDSGTLTGNPGTDITYSTENTINKYKKLGYELVSDNFTTDAGQDYDYDTAVKQEFLVVIKPRVVDVPKGVVPGEPVDPTDPNSPVWPDTVNNLETTQEVTRTVEYKYEDGTPVRVDAAGNVLPKGSTEGTPFVKTETVSFTRPAQVNLVTGEVTYGDWVADTTDTLQGNVLPEVPGYSASRTTLEGAEAPMTETVKDKTVTATDADINEVVYFKENPKYGDVVVNYVNTDGKVIATPVVDTNDALVGTDYSTADRVPEKIVEDETGDVYYYKEVKAEDAAKETGKVVEGTTEVTYVYEKAGNVVVNYITEDGKVIKTPVNDETNAKPDSPYDTTDNKPTEIVTEDGSRYVLIPSKTIGTENGTVEGGKPTEITYVYKKVANWVPQIPGVPEGQEPKVPYPFDPNNPDVPVTPNPGTVIPNVPGYTPVDPKDNTPLKPVDPNDPGKGYVPPTPDETGKDTPIPYVQNGNVVVNYVTEDGTVIKSPVQDETNVPAGKSYDTTDNKPTEIVTEDGSRYVLVPSKTIGTENGTVEGGKTTEITYVYNKVANWIPEIPGVPENERPVVPYPFDPNNPDVPVTPNPGTVIPNVPGYTPVDPKDNTPLKPVDPNDPGKGYVPPTPDETGKDTPIPYVQNGNVVVNYVTEDGTVIKAPVQDETNVPAGKSYDTTDNKPTEIVTEDGSRYVLVPSKTIGTENGTVEGGKTTEITYVYKKVANWIPEIPGVPENERPVVPYPFDPNNPDVPVTPNPGTVIPNVPGYTPVDPKDNTPLKPVDPNDPGKGYVPPTPDETGKDTPIPYVQNGNVVVNYVTEDGTVIKVPVQDETNVPAGKSYDTTDNKPTEIVTEDGSRYVLVPSKTIGTENGTVEGGKTTEITYVYKKVANWIPEIPGVPENERPVVPYPFDPNNPDVPVTPNPGTVIPNVPGYTPVDPKDNTPLKPVDPNDPGKGYVPPTPDETGKDTPIPYVQNGNVVVNYVTEDGTVIKVPVQDETNVPAGKSYDTTDNKPTEIVTEDGSRYVLVPSKTIGTENGTVEGGKTTEITYVYKKVANWIPEIPGVPENERPVVPYPFDPNNPDVPVTPNPGTVIPNVPGYTPVDPKDNTPLKPVDPNDPGKGYVPPTPDETGKDTPIPYVQNGNVVVNYVTEDGTVIKVPVQDETNVPAGKSYDTTDNKPTEIVTEDGSRYVLVPSKTIGTENGTVEGGKTTEITYVYKKVANWIPEIPGVPENERPVVPYPFDPNNPDVPVTPNPGTVIPNVPGYTPVDPKDNTPLKPVDPNDPGKGYVPPTPDETGKDTPIPYVQNGNVVVNYVTEDGTVIKAPVQDETNVPAGKSYDTTDNKPNTITTEDGTTYELVRVDGSETGTVVGGNTTEVTYVYRKVTPAKKVVTNHVDEDGNPIAPQEDGTTPNKSIPGYEFTGKTVTDPDGNTTHIYRKVKKVVTNHVDEDGNPIAPQEDGTTPNKSIPGYEFTGKTITDKDGNTTHIYRKINDSVKPTPPAAKTPSAPKPNAPAKASGMAQLPNTGESSSAVVTALGAGMLLASLGLVGKRRKENEE